One genomic region from Salvia hispanica cultivar TCC Black 2014 chromosome 2, UniMelb_Shisp_WGS_1.0, whole genome shotgun sequence encodes:
- the LOC125204359 gene encoding ankyrin-1-like isoform X2 — protein sequence MGSISEIAIRNKADDISEYQKICDEYSDFTTGRNVLHHAVEIGHFEICKFLIKTVKVYIDALTYKGASPLSEAVKGEHVKIVKFLINQGADISLSDVEGFTPLHYAVLKDNMEVMKLLKGAWVEAVSAGGTPLQIAVSRGNVQAVKCLLSHGADPSGYCAAVDTPLTCAVKSRSFECLKLLLAAKANPNSYFSLSPLASAAKEGDTKYLECLLKAKADPNSIPRDFYKPIEDAAMVHNRTAVEILFPVTKRLEIYPNWTVNGIIESFHSEEFKTLREQKRTTYLTELEAQGMQDTSYKQYRHASLVYRMASLLDPANPTWISKRSLLLARADESIFALLDAQEYIRLKPDFPVSHPQHTGDIAAAANQIFKKFLMAGLAFSLDPYNEAMFPEFRVAMFDYFASFSQMSSPDVILSFS from the exons ATGGGTTCTATTTCTGAAATTG CAATTAGGAACAAGGCTGATGATATCAGTGAGTACCAGAAAATATGTGATGAATATAGTGACTTCACAACTGGCCGGAATGTCTTGCATCACGCGGTTGAAATTGGACATTTTGAGATTTGCAAATTCTTGATAAAGACTGTCAAAGTTTATATTGATGCCTTGACTTACAAGG GGGCTAGTCCTCTGTCAGAAGCTGTCAAAGGGGAACATGTCAAAATTGTGAAGTTTCTCATCAATCAGGGTGCTGACATTAGTCTTTCAGATGTTGAGGGATTCACTCCGTTGCACTATGCAGTTCTAAAAG ATAATATGGAGGTTATGAAATTGTTAAAAGGTGCTTGGGTAGAAGCAGTTTCTGCAGGTGGAACACCTTTACAAATTGCTGTTTCTCGTGGAAATGTTCAGGCTGTCAAGTGTCTCTTGTCTCATGGCGCAGAT CCAAGTGGTTATTGTGCAGCTGTGGACACCCCTCTTACATGTGCAGTCAAGTCTCGCTCATTTGAATGCCTGAAATTGTTGCTTGCG GCTAAAGCAAACCCAAATTCGTATTTCAGTTTAAGTCCTTTGGCATCTGCTGCAAAAGAAGGCGACACAAAATATCTTGAATGTTTGCTTAAAGCTAAAGCAGATCCGAATTCAATTCCAAGA GATTTCTATAAACCTATTGAGGATGCTGCCATGGTGCATAATCGTACAGCTGTGGAAATTTTATTTCCAGTGACTAAACGGCTTGAAATTTATCCAAATTGGACTGTTAATGGCATAATCGAGTCCTTTCATTCTGAAgaatttaaaacattg AGAGAGCAGAAAAGGACAACGTACTTGACTGAACTAGAAGCTCAGGGGATGCAGGACACGAGCTATAAGCAATACCGCCATGCATCCCTAGTATATAGAATG GCTAGCCTTCTTGATCCAGCTAACCCCACATGGATATCAAAGCGAAGCCTACTGCTAGCACGCGCAGATGAAAGCATATTTGCTCTGTTAGATGCTCAGGAATACATTAGACTCAAGCCAGACTTCCCCGTCTCTCACCCTCAGCACACAGGGGACATAGCTGCTGCAGCTAATCAGATATTCAAG AAATTCCTCATGGCGGGCCTTGCATTCTCACTGGATCCCTACAACGAGGCAATGTTTCCTGAATTTAG AGTTGCTATGTTTGATTACTTTGCTTCGTTTAGTCAGATGAGCAGCCCGGACGTGATTTTGAGTTTTAGCTGA
- the LOC125204359 gene encoding poly [ADP-ribose] polymerase tankyrase-2-like isoform X4, producing MGSISEIGAAIIEAAASGDLNQLRAIRNKADDIRASPLSEAVKGEHVKIVKFLINQGADISLSDVEGFTPLHYAVLKDNMEVMKLLKGAWVEAVSAGGTPLQIAVSRGNVQAVKCLLSHGADPSGYCAAVDTPLTCAVKSRSFECLKLLLAAKANPNSYFSLSPLASAAKEGDTKYLECLLKAKADPNSIPRDFYKPIEDAAMVHNRTAVEILFPVTKRLEIYPNWTVNGIIESFHSEEFKTLREQKRTTYLTELEAQGMQDTSYKQYRHASLVYRMASLLDPANPTWISKRSLLLARADESIFALLDAQEYIRLKPDFPVSHPQHTGDIAAAANQIFKKFLMAGLAFSLDPYNEAMFPEFRVAMFDYFASFSQMSSPDVILSFS from the exons ATGGGTTCTATTTCTGAAATTG GTGCAGCGATTATCGAGGCTGCTGCTAGTGGAGACCTTAACCAACTCAGGG CAATTAGGAACAAGGCTGATGATATCA GGGCTAGTCCTCTGTCAGAAGCTGTCAAAGGGGAACATGTCAAAATTGTGAAGTTTCTCATCAATCAGGGTGCTGACATTAGTCTTTCAGATGTTGAGGGATTCACTCCGTTGCACTATGCAGTTCTAAAAG ATAATATGGAGGTTATGAAATTGTTAAAAGGTGCTTGGGTAGAAGCAGTTTCTGCAGGTGGAACACCTTTACAAATTGCTGTTTCTCGTGGAAATGTTCAGGCTGTCAAGTGTCTCTTGTCTCATGGCGCAGAT CCAAGTGGTTATTGTGCAGCTGTGGACACCCCTCTTACATGTGCAGTCAAGTCTCGCTCATTTGAATGCCTGAAATTGTTGCTTGCG GCTAAAGCAAACCCAAATTCGTATTTCAGTTTAAGTCCTTTGGCATCTGCTGCAAAAGAAGGCGACACAAAATATCTTGAATGTTTGCTTAAAGCTAAAGCAGATCCGAATTCAATTCCAAGA GATTTCTATAAACCTATTGAGGATGCTGCCATGGTGCATAATCGTACAGCTGTGGAAATTTTATTTCCAGTGACTAAACGGCTTGAAATTTATCCAAATTGGACTGTTAATGGCATAATCGAGTCCTTTCATTCTGAAgaatttaaaacattg AGAGAGCAGAAAAGGACAACGTACTTGACTGAACTAGAAGCTCAGGGGATGCAGGACACGAGCTATAAGCAATACCGCCATGCATCCCTAGTATATAGAATG GCTAGCCTTCTTGATCCAGCTAACCCCACATGGATATCAAAGCGAAGCCTACTGCTAGCACGCGCAGATGAAAGCATATTTGCTCTGTTAGATGCTCAGGAATACATTAGACTCAAGCCAGACTTCCCCGTCTCTCACCCTCAGCACACAGGGGACATAGCTGCTGCAGCTAATCAGATATTCAAG AAATTCCTCATGGCGGGCCTTGCATTCTCACTGGATCCCTACAACGAGGCAATGTTTCCTGAATTTAG AGTTGCTATGTTTGATTACTTTGCTTCGTTTAGTCAGATGAGCAGCCCGGACGTGATTTTGAGTTTTAGCTGA
- the LOC125204359 gene encoding poly [ADP-ribose] polymerase tankyrase-2-like isoform X1 gives MGSISEIGAAIIEAAASGDLNQLRAIRNKADDISEYQKICDEYSDFTTGRNVLHHAVEIGHFEICKFLIKTVKVYIDALTYKGASPLSEAVKGEHVKIVKFLINQGADISLSDVEGFTPLHYAVLKDNMEVMKLLKGAWVEAVSAGGTPLQIAVSRGNVQAVKCLLSHGADPSGYCAAVDTPLTCAVKSRSFECLKLLLAAKANPNSYFSLSPLASAAKEGDTKYLECLLKAKADPNSIPRDFYKPIEDAAMVHNRTAVEILFPVTKRLEIYPNWTVNGIIESFHSEEFKTLREQKRTTYLTELEAQGMQDTSYKQYRHASLVYRMASLLDPANPTWISKRSLLLARADESIFALLDAQEYIRLKPDFPVSHPQHTGDIAAAANQIFKKFLMAGLAFSLDPYNEAMFPEFRVAMFDYFASFSQMSSPDVILSFS, from the exons ATGGGTTCTATTTCTGAAATTG GTGCAGCGATTATCGAGGCTGCTGCTAGTGGAGACCTTAACCAACTCAGGG CAATTAGGAACAAGGCTGATGATATCAGTGAGTACCAGAAAATATGTGATGAATATAGTGACTTCACAACTGGCCGGAATGTCTTGCATCACGCGGTTGAAATTGGACATTTTGAGATTTGCAAATTCTTGATAAAGACTGTCAAAGTTTATATTGATGCCTTGACTTACAAGG GGGCTAGTCCTCTGTCAGAAGCTGTCAAAGGGGAACATGTCAAAATTGTGAAGTTTCTCATCAATCAGGGTGCTGACATTAGTCTTTCAGATGTTGAGGGATTCACTCCGTTGCACTATGCAGTTCTAAAAG ATAATATGGAGGTTATGAAATTGTTAAAAGGTGCTTGGGTAGAAGCAGTTTCTGCAGGTGGAACACCTTTACAAATTGCTGTTTCTCGTGGAAATGTTCAGGCTGTCAAGTGTCTCTTGTCTCATGGCGCAGAT CCAAGTGGTTATTGTGCAGCTGTGGACACCCCTCTTACATGTGCAGTCAAGTCTCGCTCATTTGAATGCCTGAAATTGTTGCTTGCG GCTAAAGCAAACCCAAATTCGTATTTCAGTTTAAGTCCTTTGGCATCTGCTGCAAAAGAAGGCGACACAAAATATCTTGAATGTTTGCTTAAAGCTAAAGCAGATCCGAATTCAATTCCAAGA GATTTCTATAAACCTATTGAGGATGCTGCCATGGTGCATAATCGTACAGCTGTGGAAATTTTATTTCCAGTGACTAAACGGCTTGAAATTTATCCAAATTGGACTGTTAATGGCATAATCGAGTCCTTTCATTCTGAAgaatttaaaacattg AGAGAGCAGAAAAGGACAACGTACTTGACTGAACTAGAAGCTCAGGGGATGCAGGACACGAGCTATAAGCAATACCGCCATGCATCCCTAGTATATAGAATG GCTAGCCTTCTTGATCCAGCTAACCCCACATGGATATCAAAGCGAAGCCTACTGCTAGCACGCGCAGATGAAAGCATATTTGCTCTGTTAGATGCTCAGGAATACATTAGACTCAAGCCAGACTTCCCCGTCTCTCACCCTCAGCACACAGGGGACATAGCTGCTGCAGCTAATCAGATATTCAAG AAATTCCTCATGGCGGGCCTTGCATTCTCACTGGATCCCTACAACGAGGCAATGTTTCCTGAATTTAG AGTTGCTATGTTTGATTACTTTGCTTCGTTTAGTCAGATGAGCAGCCCGGACGTGATTTTGAGTTTTAGCTGA
- the LOC125204359 gene encoding ankyrin-1-like isoform X5, with the protein MGSISEIGAAIIEAAASGDLNQLRAIRNKADDISEYQKICDEYSDFTTGRNVLHHAVEIGHFEICKFLIKTVKVYIDALTYKGASPLSEAVKGEHVKIVKFLINQGADISLSDVEGFTPLHYAVLKDNMEVMKLLKGAWVEAVSAGGTPLQIAVSRGNVQAVKCLLSHGADPSGYCAAVDTPLTCAVKSRSFECLKLLLAREQKRTTYLTELEAQGMQDTSYKQYRHASLVYRMASLLDPANPTWISKRSLLLARADESIFALLDAQEYIRLKPDFPVSHPQHTGDIAAAANQIFKKFLMAGLAFSLDPYNEAMFPEFRVAMFDYFASFSQMSSPDVILSFS; encoded by the exons ATGGGTTCTATTTCTGAAATTG GTGCAGCGATTATCGAGGCTGCTGCTAGTGGAGACCTTAACCAACTCAGGG CAATTAGGAACAAGGCTGATGATATCAGTGAGTACCAGAAAATATGTGATGAATATAGTGACTTCACAACTGGCCGGAATGTCTTGCATCACGCGGTTGAAATTGGACATTTTGAGATTTGCAAATTCTTGATAAAGACTGTCAAAGTTTATATTGATGCCTTGACTTACAAGG GGGCTAGTCCTCTGTCAGAAGCTGTCAAAGGGGAACATGTCAAAATTGTGAAGTTTCTCATCAATCAGGGTGCTGACATTAGTCTTTCAGATGTTGAGGGATTCACTCCGTTGCACTATGCAGTTCTAAAAG ATAATATGGAGGTTATGAAATTGTTAAAAGGTGCTTGGGTAGAAGCAGTTTCTGCAGGTGGAACACCTTTACAAATTGCTGTTTCTCGTGGAAATGTTCAGGCTGTCAAGTGTCTCTTGTCTCATGGCGCAGAT CCAAGTGGTTATTGTGCAGCTGTGGACACCCCTCTTACATGTGCAGTCAAGTCTCGCTCATTTGAATGCCTGAAATTGTTGCTTGCG AGAGAGCAGAAAAGGACAACGTACTTGACTGAACTAGAAGCTCAGGGGATGCAGGACACGAGCTATAAGCAATACCGCCATGCATCCCTAGTATATAGAATG GCTAGCCTTCTTGATCCAGCTAACCCCACATGGATATCAAAGCGAAGCCTACTGCTAGCACGCGCAGATGAAAGCATATTTGCTCTGTTAGATGCTCAGGAATACATTAGACTCAAGCCAGACTTCCCCGTCTCTCACCCTCAGCACACAGGGGACATAGCTGCTGCAGCTAATCAGATATTCAAG AAATTCCTCATGGCGGGCCTTGCATTCTCACTGGATCCCTACAACGAGGCAATGTTTCCTGAATTTAG AGTTGCTATGTTTGATTACTTTGCTTCGTTTAGTCAGATGAGCAGCCCGGACGTGATTTTGAGTTTTAGCTGA
- the LOC125204359 gene encoding ankyrin-1-like isoform X3, whose protein sequence is MGSISEIGAAIIEAAASGDLNQLRAIRNKADDISEYQKICDEYSDFTTGRNVLHHAVEIGHFEICKFLIKTVKVYIDALTYKGASPLSEAVKGEHVKIVKFLINQGADISLSDVEGFTPLHYAVLKDNMEVMKLLKGAWVEAVSAGGTPLQIAVSRGNVQAVKCLLSHGADPSGYCAAVDTPLTCAVKSRSFECLKLLLADFYKPIEDAAMVHNRTAVEILFPVTKRLEIYPNWTVNGIIESFHSEEFKTLREQKRTTYLTELEAQGMQDTSYKQYRHASLVYRMASLLDPANPTWISKRSLLLARADESIFALLDAQEYIRLKPDFPVSHPQHTGDIAAAANQIFKKFLMAGLAFSLDPYNEAMFPEFRVAMFDYFASFSQMSSPDVILSFS, encoded by the exons ATGGGTTCTATTTCTGAAATTG GTGCAGCGATTATCGAGGCTGCTGCTAGTGGAGACCTTAACCAACTCAGGG CAATTAGGAACAAGGCTGATGATATCAGTGAGTACCAGAAAATATGTGATGAATATAGTGACTTCACAACTGGCCGGAATGTCTTGCATCACGCGGTTGAAATTGGACATTTTGAGATTTGCAAATTCTTGATAAAGACTGTCAAAGTTTATATTGATGCCTTGACTTACAAGG GGGCTAGTCCTCTGTCAGAAGCTGTCAAAGGGGAACATGTCAAAATTGTGAAGTTTCTCATCAATCAGGGTGCTGACATTAGTCTTTCAGATGTTGAGGGATTCACTCCGTTGCACTATGCAGTTCTAAAAG ATAATATGGAGGTTATGAAATTGTTAAAAGGTGCTTGGGTAGAAGCAGTTTCTGCAGGTGGAACACCTTTACAAATTGCTGTTTCTCGTGGAAATGTTCAGGCTGTCAAGTGTCTCTTGTCTCATGGCGCAGAT CCAAGTGGTTATTGTGCAGCTGTGGACACCCCTCTTACATGTGCAGTCAAGTCTCGCTCATTTGAATGCCTGAAATTGTTGCTTGCG GATTTCTATAAACCTATTGAGGATGCTGCCATGGTGCATAATCGTACAGCTGTGGAAATTTTATTTCCAGTGACTAAACGGCTTGAAATTTATCCAAATTGGACTGTTAATGGCATAATCGAGTCCTTTCATTCTGAAgaatttaaaacattg AGAGAGCAGAAAAGGACAACGTACTTGACTGAACTAGAAGCTCAGGGGATGCAGGACACGAGCTATAAGCAATACCGCCATGCATCCCTAGTATATAGAATG GCTAGCCTTCTTGATCCAGCTAACCCCACATGGATATCAAAGCGAAGCCTACTGCTAGCACGCGCAGATGAAAGCATATTTGCTCTGTTAGATGCTCAGGAATACATTAGACTCAAGCCAGACTTCCCCGTCTCTCACCCTCAGCACACAGGGGACATAGCTGCTGCAGCTAATCAGATATTCAAG AAATTCCTCATGGCGGGCCTTGCATTCTCACTGGATCCCTACAACGAGGCAATGTTTCCTGAATTTAG AGTTGCTATGTTTGATTACTTTGCTTCGTTTAGTCAGATGAGCAGCCCGGACGTGATTTTGAGTTTTAGCTGA
- the LOC125204842 gene encoding gibberellin 20-oxidase-like protein — protein MIYESENPLELPVLDVSEALDASALRSLGAACREWGFFQIINHGISKDLFTKIYSLSNKIFSLPSESKLKLGLKTYTPLFIASPFFESLRVSGPDFAASAKNSTDALGHHDNDFSEIMQEYGSRVTELSKTILRLILTTLGKELDSKYYESEFQQCHGYMRINNYSSPRSSEEEAEGLGMHTDMSCVTIVYQDEIGGLQVRSREGRWMSIAPREGTLVVNVGDMLQAWSNDRLRSSEHRVVLGRRTRFSLAFFWCFEDHKVVEAPDGVIGEHEARMYKPFVCSEYLTFRENTERGKFDKVGFTVKDFAALPQNNIT, from the exons ATGATCTATGAATCAGAAAACCCCCTAGAGCTGCCTGTTCTAGACGTTTCTGAGGCGTTGGATGCATCAGCCCTGAGGTCTCTAGGCGCTGCCTGCAGAGAATGGGGCTTCTTCCAGATCATCAACCATGGAATCTCCAAAGATCTCTTCACCAAAATCTACTCTCTCTCCAACAAGATCTTCTCTCTCCCATCCGAATCCAAGCTCAAACTCGGCCTCAAAACCTACACCCCTCTCTTCATCGCCTCCCCCTTCTTTGAAAGCCTCAGAGTCTCCGGCCCCGATTTTGCAGCTTCTGCTAAGAACTCCACAGATGCCCTTGGCCACCATGACAATGACTtcag TGAGATCATGCAGGAGTATGGGAGTAGAGTGACAGAGCTCTCAAAGACAATCCTCAGGCTAATCCTGACCACACTTGGAAAGGAATTGGATTCCAAATATTACGAGTCCGAATTCCAGCAATGCCACGGATACATGAGGATAAACAACTACTCGTCCCCTCGCAGCTCGGAGGAGGAGGCAGAGGGCCTAGGCATGCACACGGACATGAGCTGTGTGACGATCGTGTACCAGGACGAGATAGGGGGGCTGCAGGTGAGGTCGAGGGAGGGGCGGTGGATGAGCATCGCCCCGAGGGAGGGGACCCTCGTGGTCAACGTGGGGGACATGCTGCAGGCCTGGAGCAACGACAGGCTTCGCTCGTCCGAGCACAGGGTGGTCCTCGGGAGGAGGACGCGTTTCTCGCTGGCCTTCTTCTGGTGCTTCGAGGATCACAAGGTGGTCGAAGCACCAGACGGCGTCATTGGGGAACACGAGGCCAGGATGTATAAGCCCTTTGTCTGCTCGGAGTACCTGACCTTCAGGGAGAACACAGAGAGGGGCAAGTTTGACAAGGTTGGCTTTACTGTCAAGGATTTTGCAGCTCTTCCTCAAAATAACATCACTtga